TACATTAGCTTCTCAAGATAAGAGAAACCCGGTTACAACAGGCGGTGTCGACTGGCGTCTGTTTACCAAGAATGGCAAGTGGGAGGTTAGCGGACAAACTGTATTCAGCCGCGTCGATAATGAAAACACAGGCTATGGTTTCGATGGCAAGATAGAGAAAGCGGCAGGTGAATCTTTCCGCGGCGCTATCGGCGTTAATATAAAGGATACTCATCTCGACCTTAATCGTCTGGGATATCTAAGCCGTAATGATGAAAAAGGCGGCTGGATGTGGCTGCAGTATCGCACCAATGATGATTGGTGGATTGTTCGCAATAGCTGGAATAATTTTAACACCTATGCTGAATGGAATAGCGATGACTATAATCTCAGCAAAGGTTGGAATGTCAATTCTTGTTTCGACTTCATTAACAACTGGACGCTTTGCGGCGGCTATGACATGCAATTCGGCGAATATAACGACCTCGAAACCCGCGGCAATGGTGTTTGGAAAAGACCATCTTCCTGGGGCTGGTGGATGTCTTTAAACACTGATGAGCGCAAGAAAGTATCATTCAATTGGAATCCGGGCAGCGGACATGCCCGTTACGGTTCATGGCGGGCCAATTGGATTAGCGTTGGATATCGCCCCGCCAGCAATATGGAATTTGAAATTGGAACTAATTATGTAAGGGGTTTTAACCAGATTATTTGGGTTGAAAACGATGATGACAATTCAATCTTCGCCGATATGAATCAGGATGAGATAGTATTGAGCTTAACTGCCAGTATTATGTTTACCCGTGATCTATCCTGCCAGCTATCGGGGCAAGGATATATATCCGGTATCGATTATCAGGACTACCGCCGTTATCTTAGCGGTGAAAACTATGAACCATACGAACTTGATGAGGAAGATTTCCACTATTCCGCTCTGAATTCGACCCTTATTATTCGATGGGAATATATACCGGGCAGTACAATGTATTTTGTCTGGACCAGGTCGATGTCAGATTGGAATAATAGTCTCAATGATATTTATTTACGCCGCGATATGGAAAAGTTGTTTTCCGGCGATGCTGATAATGTATTTCTAATTAAGACCAGCTACTGGTGGAATTTGTAGTTTGACTGTTAAGGTCATCGAGCTATAGGCAAGATGACTTTAATATTGCCCCTGACTGCCAAGCACGGACATATCCCTGCGGACTTGCGATAATTTTCCATACCCAGCATACTAATCTGCCCAAACTGACACCCAAAGGCGAGAATTTTTTTCTCAATCCCCGAGAAAAGGCATTAATATCTTAGGAGAAATTATCAAAATAGTGCTTGACTTATTAAACTAATCAGTTTACTATGGTTTAGATGTAAATTATAAAGAAAGAGCTAATTAATGAAATTATCTACACGAGCCAGATACGGATTACGAATGATGATAGAACTTGCACGTGAACTTAAGTCTAAGGAGATGATACACATAGGGCAAATCGCCAAAATTACCGGGCTTTCCGATAATTATCTTGCTCAGTTGGCTATCTCTTTGAAAAACAACGGTTTATTAGTAGGTTATTCCGGCAAAAAGGGTGGCTATCGACTCTCCAGGCCGGCCGAAGAAATCAAACTTAGCGAAATTGTCAGAGCCGTAACCGGGCCTCTTGATATTACAGAATGCGTCAGCAATCCCAGTATATGCCTTAATTCAAGTTTTTGTGAGGCACGTTTAATTTGGGCATTGCTAAGCGGCAGTATGTTGGAGGTTTTAGATAAATTAAGATTATCAGATATGGTTGATAGAGAAAAAATAAACTCCATCAAGAAAGAATATTCGCACATGCCATTTATTAATCCTGACCGTCTCATGGCTGAAAATTCCAACGAATCCTTTGACGGTTGTCCGACAAAAACAAAATAGTGTTATGACATAATACGCAGGAGTAGAATGTATGATTTTTATTCAACTGGCAACTTATCTTTCAATTTTAACCGCTTTTATAGCTATGGCTGTAAAAGCATTCAGATATATCTCTGCTCCGCAGCATTTCCGATGGGAACTCTATCCTGTCCCTCATGAAAAAGGGCGTTCTGATTATGGAGGCTCATATCTCGAGGAACTCGATTGGTGGAGTAAACCTCGCCAATCTGACAAACTTAATGAACTTTTGGAGATGATGTCGGAGATATTTTTTCTCAAAGGTGTATTGCATAATAATAAGCGAGTCTGGCTATCTTCATTTCCGTTCCACCTGGGATTATATTGCTCTATAGGTTGGCTGCTGCTTCTTTTGGGCGGCGGCATATTACAAATATTTGATATTGCGATTTCTGCAAATGGTGGATTTTTAGGGATAATAGTTTATTACGCTACTGTATTTTTTGGCTACTTTGGATTGATACTAACTGCTTTAGGTGCATTCGGTCTGGTTCTATGGAGAGCCGCAAATAAAAGGCAGAGAGTTTATAATTCCCCGTCAGATTATATCAATCTGCTGCTTTTTGATATTGTAATAGTTATAGCGTTGATTTCTCAATATATCTACGATCCATACTTTACAATTCTTCGGGATTATGTTATTTCCCTAATAACTTTTTCATCTTTTAGCTCGCCTGGTTTGTTCTTTAGTGCAGAAATAGTTCTGGTAGCTCTGTTGATAATGTATATCACCTTGACCAGGATGTCCCATTTCGTAGCCAAATTTTTTCTATACCATTCTGTCCGTTGGAATGATGAACCAAATTTTAAGGGCAGTAAAATAGAAGCTAATTTACTTAAATTGCTTGAGCATAAAGTAGGCTGGAGCGCACCTCATATTCAAACAGGCAAGAAATGGAGCGAAGTGGTTAAGGAGAACAATAATGAATAAAAAAGTTACTGAAATAAATGATATAAGTAAAAAAATCGACCAAGTTCACACAATTGATATCAAAGATTTTCCTAAGCTCCCTTATCCCTATGAGGATTGGGAAGATTCGCCCTATCCCGAAATACCGGAGAAAAAACGAGCCGGCAAAAACATATCGCTTGATGGCGTCCTAAATATAGCTGTACCTGAGCCTGAAACTGACGAGGAAAAAGAAGAGTTGGTTGCCAAATTCCTGGTAGGTCTAAAAAAACTTCTCAGCGTTGAAAACAATTGGATGTTTCTTAAACCATTGATGTTATCTTTGGATAATTGCGTTAAATGCAATACCTGTTCTGATGCCTGCCCGATTTATGAAATGAGCGGCAAGGCGGAGATATACAGACCGCTTTTTCGCTCGGATATTCTACGTCGTATTATAAATAAATATATTACTCCCGGCGGCAAACTATTAGCCAAATTTACCGGCGCCGATATTGATTTGAATTGGGATACT
The Candidatus Zixiibacteriota bacterium DNA segment above includes these coding regions:
- a CDS encoding Rrf2 family transcriptional regulator, which translates into the protein MKLSTRARYGLRMMIELARELKSKEMIHIGQIAKITGLSDNYLAQLAISLKNNGLLVGYSGKKGGYRLSRPAEEIKLSEIVRAVTGPLDITECVSNPSICLNSSFCEARLIWALLSGSMLEVLDKLRLSDMVDREKINSIKKEYSHMPFINPDRLMAENSNESFDGCPTKTK